In the genome of Streptomyces sp. NBC_00237, one region contains:
- a CDS encoding head decoration protein produces MIQPYTTSVTVTADRDWLASRHGTDSTETITLDLNKFTKGTHYVEPSPGNIHGFVRSGVPVGRITTSGLYGVYDPAATDGRAVLAGLVYAEAAYTPGTTKVPAALFWHGTAKVQKIPGGIDPSKIVANPAGAQIRFLAVGA; encoded by the coding sequence GTGATCCAGCCGTACACGACCTCCGTGACGGTGACCGCTGACCGGGACTGGCTCGCCTCCCGGCACGGCACCGACAGCACGGAGACCATCACCCTTGATCTGAACAAGTTCACCAAGGGCACCCACTACGTCGAGCCGTCGCCGGGCAACATCCACGGCTTCGTTCGCTCCGGTGTCCCGGTCGGCCGCATCACTACGTCGGGCCTGTACGGGGTCTACGACCCGGCGGCCACCGACGGGCGCGCTGTGCTCGCCGGTCTGGTATACGCCGAGGCCGCGTACACGCCGGGCACGACGAAGGTCCCGGCTGCCCTGTTCTGGCACGGCACGGCCAAGGTCCAGAAGATCCCCGGCGGCATCGACCCGTCGAAGATCGTCGCCAATCCGGCAGGTGCGCAGATCCGCTTCCTGGCGGTGGGCGCGTGA